The Deltaproteobacteria bacterium nucleotide sequence CTCTTTTTCGCCGGGCAAATGACCGGAGTCGAAGGTTACATAGAATCGGCGGCCAGCGGATTGCTGGCTGGTATCAACGCGGCCAATTTGTTGCAGGCTAAGCCGTTGGTGATTCCGCCGGAAACCACCGCGCTGGGCGCGCTCTTGCGTTATATCGCCGATCCCGAGCGCAAACGTTTTCAACCCATGAACGTCAACTTCGGCTTGATTCCACCGCTGGCGGCGCGCTTCCGCGGCCGGGCAAAAAAGGAAATGATGGCGCGCCGCGCCTTGGCCGATATGGCGGCGTGGCTGGATGAAACTCACTGCGGTGTCAAGGTTGTTACCGCCGATGGTCCGCCAACTTTAGAAACTATCGCTTTGCCATGAGTCCACGCCGGAGCGCGTTCATCGATATCGGCACCAACGCCGTGCTCTGTTTGATCGCCGACTTGCGCGACACCGGCCGCTTTCGCGTGCTCGACGATTTGGCCGAAGTCGCCGGCTTGGGGCGCGGCGTCGATCAAAGCGGTGCGATCAGCGCCGCCGGCGAGCAGCGCTGTCTGGAAACTCTCGAACGCTACCGTGACCATTGTCAAAACCTCGGCGTCGACGAGATCGTCGCCGTCGGCACCAGCGCGCTACGCGATGCGCGCAATAGCGCCGAGGTGCGTGAGCGCTTGCGCGCGCGGCTCGGCTTCGAGATTCGCGTGATCTCGGGGGATGAAGAGGCAGCTTACTCTTTTCTGGCGGTGGAGCGCGGATTGTCTTTGATCGGCGAGCTTTTGGTCATCGACATCGGCGGCGGCAGCACGGAATTTATTTTGGGCAACAGCGCCGGCGTGACATTGGCCGAGAGCGTCGATATCGGCTCGGTGCGGCTCACCGAACGGTTTCTCCATACCGATCCGGTGGGCGCCGATGAAATCGTTTCGATGAACCGCGCCATCGATCGACAATTGATGCCGCTACTGGCGCGCTACGGGAATTGGCAAACGCCGCCGACTCTCGTCGGCATCGCCGGCACGTTTACGACGCTCTCTTCGGTGGAAAAACAAATGGCGCGCTACGTCCATGCCGAAGTTCACGGCTGTCGATTGAGCCTGGCGGAAGTGCGGCGGCAGATAGGTTTGTTTAGTGAGTGCACGCTCGCCGAACGTCAGCGCATCGTCGGCCTCGAAGCCAAGCGCGCCGACGTGATTCTCGCTGGCGCTTGTTTGATCGAACGGATCTTAATTTTGTTGGGTAGCGACAGTGTTGTCGTCAGCGATCAAGGCGTGCGCTATGGTTTGTTACACGAGCGCGCGCAAAGTCTGTAAATCCAGTTGACATTTTCTTGAGAATTCGGAATGATCGCGCCTTACGTTAAGACAACATGCGGCAATAAAATTTCACCGCGAGTTGGATGTGAAATACCGAGGGAGGCGCGTAGCACATGACGAAAGCAGATCTTATCGAAGCGGTGGCGAAGGCGGCGCAGTTGAACAAACGGACGGCGGGCGAAGCGGTGGATGCGACCTTCGAAGGCATCGTCAAGGCGATCAAGAAGAGCAAACGTTTTCAAGTTCCCGGCTTCGGCACCTTCACGTTGCGCTCGCGCAAGGCGCGCAAGGGGAGAAATCCCCAGACCGGCGACGTGATCATGATCAAAGCGAGCCGCACCGTCGGTTTCAAACCGGCGGCGGATCTGAAGCGAGAGTTATAACCATCGACAATTCTCGTATCAGGCCACCGCGGGCGACCGGGTGGCCTTTTTATT carries:
- a CDS encoding Ppx/GppA family phosphatase, which translates into the protein MSPRRSAFIDIGTNAVLCLIADLRDTGRFRVLDDLAEVAGLGRGVDQSGAISAAGEQRCLETLERYRDHCQNLGVDEIVAVGTSALRDARNSAEVRERLRARLGFEIRVISGDEEAAYSFLAVERGLSLIGELLVIDIGGGSTEFILGNSAGVTLAESVDIGSVRLTERFLHTDPVGADEIVSMNRAIDRQLMPLLARYGNWQTPPTLVGIAGTFTTLSSVEKQMARYVHAEVHGCRLSLAEVRRQIGLFSECTLAERQRIVGLEAKRADVILAGACLIERILILLGSDSVVVSDQGVRYGLLHERAQSL
- a CDS encoding HU family DNA-binding protein, whose product is MTKADLIEAVAKAAQLNKRTAGEAVDATFEGIVKAIKKSKRFQVPGFGTFTLRSRKARKGRNPQTGDVIMIKASRTVGFKPAADLKREL